Part of the Xiphophorus couchianus chromosome 8, X_couchianus-1.0, whole genome shotgun sequence genome is shown below.
ttgaaaataaataattttatatcaataaatacacaaatattcGAAGAAACATGTTGCAGACACCTAACGTACATTAACAGAATATTACTCTAAGAAGCAACAATGTTTCGACCACAGGAAACAGCCAAATGATAACATCTGGGTCGTCATGGGAACAAGAAACGAACGGGAAGTAAGCGCCCATTACAAAAATCGTTGCCCAAAACAACCAGTAAGCAGACCGTTGTTTCTTTAACACTTAAATAATTCTCTAGTTAATCACTTTTCTCTCTATTAGCATCCATGGGTAAAACCAGTTCAAAACGCGGCGAACCAagaattgaaaaacaaatcatttttaaatcaaagggCGGAGATGTGTTCAGGATTCCTGCCATTTACTACAACGAAAATGAGAAAAGGCTGTTTGCCTTTGCAGAGAAGCGGAAATCCAGAGACGAATCTGACGCGGTGGCGCTGGTCATGAAAAAAGGGAAAGTGAACATTAACTCGGAAGTGAAGGTAATTATGTTGTAGCGGCTAAAATCCCATTTATTGACTTTACAATGTCCGTTATATTGCCATTTTCATGTAGAACCAAATAAATGAGACGTAACTCAAAACCCAGCAGAGTAGAAAACCGTTTGCCGTCCCATTAGCAACGCCTGAACAGAATCACATTTGAAAAGTGAAGAGAAACTCGGGAGTGAAGGGAATTATGTTGTAGCGGCTAAAACCCCATATTTTAAGCTACTGGTTGCTGCCGATATTCATTTGGACTTAATCATGGAGCCATTTGTTTCCTACGCAATGTCCATCATATCgccattttcatttagaacCAGAAAAATCTGagtgaaaaccaaaaacagtaGAAACAGTTTCCCCCTCCAGTGTTGTCCTCCGAACTGCGCAGGTCATTGTGTTCCTGAAATGATAGGATATGATTAatatacactaatattacaCATCTTCTATTTAgctaaatttaataataaaaaagagtgtaattaaactaaaatattttaaaatatgggGACAAAATAGCCCCAAAACGACGTATGTTGTCCTGATTAACCGCCAAACAATGACTTCTTTACAGCAGTAACGACTTTGCAGACGGCAAAACTAAAGCCATTTATGAGCTGCCTCAATGAAAGCCAGGCATAaaataccataccataccaactttatttatgaagcactaaataatttattattaataaaatacattaaataaagctGACCGTAATCTTCGATTAAATGAAGCACATGAAACAAAACTTCCACAGGTAGGACGTATTTATAAGGAATCTGCCGAGTAAGCAGTATGTGACGTAGCATCGATGTGCGCAAGCGCATTACCACAAGGTAGGACGGATTTAAGGGTAGCACAGATAAGCGGAACAGAGCTGTTCGTTTTCTTGTCAATAGGCCCCCGAGTGGAGATGAtcgcatgaaaaaaaaaaaaaaaaaaaaaaaagatgaatggcACATATAGTATGTGCAGCAGCTAATTATTTCAACAGAACACAACCtaagacattaaataaatactgtatgtcACATGCTGTATGTATCGTTTCACCTTAAGTTCTAAATCATATCTAATTGATCTTTTTCAGTGGTCAAAGCCTAAAGTACTAATGAGGAAGTGCTCCTGTGGATATCGTCCGATGAACCCCTGCGTTGTGTATGAAAACCACACAGAGACATTGTTCCTTTTCTTCATCTATGTCATTGAGACAGAGTTATGGCAGATAGAGCATCACCTCAACATGGCCCGTCTGTGCTACATCACAAAGAAGAAGAGTGGCAACAAGTGGAGTGAAGTCACTGATCTGACCGACGTGCTGCCTGAGATTAATAGCTGGTCCACGTTTGGTGTTGGACCGGGCCACGGCATTCAAACTGAGAGTGGCAGAATGATTGTTCCAGCTTATGCTTACACAGGCCCAGAAGACAAAGAACCGATTCCACATGCGTTCTGCTTTTATAGTGATGATTATGGTAGCACATGGAAATGTGAGGAAATGCTGTCTAAAGCATCAATGGAATGTCAGATGACTGAGATTTTGGATAGCAGCAGCAAAGACAGCTTGATCTACTGCAATGCTCGCACTTTTGGAGGCCATCGAGTCCAAGCTAAGATAGATAAGACTGGTTTCCATACACTCACAACTGTTACACCCCT
Proteins encoded:
- the LOC114149136 gene encoding sialidase-4-like isoform X1; the encoded protein is MGKTSSKRGEPRIEKQIIFKSKGGDVFRIPAIYYNENEKRLFAFAEKRKSRDESDAVALVMKKGKVNINSEVKWSKPKVLMRKCSCGYRPMNPCVVYENHTETLFLFFIYVIETELWQIEHHLNMARLCYITKKKSGNKWSEVTDLTDVLPEINSWSTFGVGPGHGIQTESGRMIVPAYAYTGPEDKEPIPHAFCFYSDDYGSTWKCEEMLSKASMECQMTEILDSSSKDSLIYCNARTFGGHRVQAKIDKTGFHTLTTVTPLEELNAGCHGSVISFPAQSGDENTSQEKWLLFSHPTKQKSDWESLHLGVYLSTSPVRSIQNLNLVWSQPWVINKGPSGYSDLAYIEDGWFACLMECGEKTATEEIACQVFSYDEILKGIPDFRT
- the LOC114149136 gene encoding sialidase-4-like isoform X2, whose amino-acid sequence is MKKGKVNINSEVKWSKPKVLMRKCSCGYRPMNPCVVYENHTETLFLFFIYVIETELWQIEHHLNMARLCYITKKKSGNKWSEVTDLTDVLPEINSWSTFGVGPGHGIQTESGRMIVPAYAYTGPEDKEPIPHAFCFYSDDYGSTWKCEEMLSKASMECQMTEILDSSSKDSLIYCNARTFGGHRVQAKIDKTGFHTLTTVTPLEELNAGCHGSVISFPAQSGDENTSQEKWLLFSHPTKQKSDWESLHLGVYLSTSPVRSIQNLNLVWSQPWVINKGPSGYSDLAYIEDGWFACLMECGEKTATEEIACQVFSYDEILKGIPDFRT